A window from Neobacillus sp. PS3-40 encodes these proteins:
- a CDS encoding acetyl-CoA C-acetyltransferase, with amino-acid sequence MRDVVIVSAVRTAIGSFMGALSNTPATELGAIVIKEALNRAGIKGEQVDEVIMGNVLQAGLGQGPARQAAIQAGLPNEVSSMAINKLCGSGLKAIHLATQAIQTGEAEIIVAGGMENMSLAPYLLMQGRTGYRMGDGKMIDSLIQDGLQCAINSYHMGVTAENIAEQYDISRSDQDEFSAWSQQKAERAIQDGKFEEEIVPVAIPQRKGDPILFATDEFPRAGVTADKLAKLKPAFKKEGSVTAGNASGINDGAAALVLMSKERAIELGIKPMAVIRGNGTAGVDPKIMGIGPIPASRKALKKAGLSIEEINLIEANEAFAAQSLAVGRELNIPNEKLNVNGGAVALGHPIGASGARILVTLLHEMKRTDSRYGLATLCIGGGQGIATVVELEK; translated from the coding sequence ATGCGTGATGTCGTTATTGTAAGCGCTGTACGGACAGCAATTGGTAGTTTTATGGGGGCTTTAAGCAACACCCCAGCAACTGAGTTAGGTGCGATTGTAATCAAGGAAGCTTTAAATCGTGCGGGAATAAAAGGGGAACAAGTGGATGAAGTAATAATGGGAAATGTACTTCAGGCTGGTCTTGGTCAAGGACCTGCTCGCCAGGCTGCGATCCAAGCGGGCTTACCAAATGAAGTTTCTTCCATGGCTATCAATAAGCTTTGCGGTTCGGGCTTAAAAGCAATTCATCTCGCAACACAGGCAATTCAGACTGGAGAAGCTGAAATTATTGTTGCAGGCGGTATGGAAAATATGAGCCTTGCCCCTTACTTGTTGATGCAAGGTCGGACAGGTTACCGCATGGGAGACGGAAAAATGATTGACAGCTTAATTCAAGATGGTTTGCAATGTGCAATTAATTCATACCACATGGGTGTAACGGCTGAAAACATTGCAGAGCAATATGACATAAGTCGATCAGATCAAGATGAATTCTCGGCTTGGAGCCAACAAAAGGCTGAAAGGGCAATACAGGATGGGAAGTTTGAGGAAGAGATTGTACCAGTGGCGATTCCGCAACGCAAAGGTGATCCTATTCTTTTTGCCACCGATGAATTCCCACGGGCAGGCGTAACAGCTGATAAATTAGCAAAATTAAAGCCAGCATTTAAAAAAGAGGGATCTGTTACAGCAGGAAATGCTTCTGGTATCAATGATGGTGCAGCAGCATTAGTCTTAATGAGTAAGGAAAGAGCAATCGAGTTGGGTATCAAACCGATGGCGGTAATCCGTGGCAATGGAACTGCGGGAGTAGATCCGAAAATTATGGGAATTGGACCTATTCCAGCTTCAAGAAAGGCACTGAAAAAAGCAGGTCTTTCAATTGAAGAGATTAATCTAATAGAAGCAAACGAGGCGTTTGCCGCACAGTCTCTTGCTGTTGGACGTGAACTGAACATTCCAAATGAGAAACTTAATGTAAATGGTGGAGCTGTTGCATTAGGACATCCAATTGGTGCCAGTGGTGCACGTATACTTGTCACTTTGTTGCATGAAATGAAACGTACGGATTCCCGTTATGGATTGGCTACCCTCTGTATAGGCGGCGGTCAAGGTATTGCAACGGTTGTAGAACTTGAAAAATAA
- a CDS encoding sensor histidine kinase encodes MDIKLKSYSQSNIIKIAVFMIVILCFTGVIRELVKIKELNGVNYRIIFEDNYFLSDAYVKESDMIISNLMRLIGEYKNEENIKNGGSIDEEELRMEVENLFAEFQGNSRSFNPQLSQEENYKIFKVEYADKITLAKDRLIQADLKEYHLLVQNLEEHKDPLYYVSDGKNTYSNSSKLENEQLKTYPTYMKFEKYKSEIYPKEIKDNQYLYRITESINNLDQENTVVYVAFTKDFLNQKVKEWKENKVKATNSFYMLVSFLAGLLLSFLYLVVVTGRKSSKKEDVHFNPVDKLYNDINLLLCIGLVILWGTLVNELYIDINKIIIPITIPIAVAGLVLVLSLVKHFKNKTLFRHTLIYSILSKLVAFIGEVYKNGSVGVKTVLIVIGYPIAVALTFFMFPVTIGVAAWFALKKIKSFHAIQEGVERIKDGDIHHCVNVDGDGEFGRLAANINSITDGLKKAVDSELKGERLKSELITNVSHDIRTPLTSIITYVDLLKKEQDPSKVQGFIEILDQKSKRLKVLTDNLFDAAKASSGNIPVHFERIDMVSLLTQGLGEVSDKIEDLDLKFKMNYPKEKVYIAADGKLMWRAIENLLSNIFKYALQASRIYIDIEDLGNEILLTFKNISAYELNISADELMERFKRGDESRSSQGSGLGLSIAKSLIEIQKGKFIIQVDGDLFKAMIYMPKNSNE; translated from the coding sequence TTGGATATAAAGTTGAAAAGCTATAGCCAATCAAACATCATAAAAATAGCTGTTTTTATGATTGTGATCCTTTGTTTTACAGGTGTCATAAGAGAATTGGTGAAGATAAAAGAATTGAATGGAGTTAATTATAGAATTATTTTTGAAGATAACTACTTTCTTAGCGATGCCTATGTCAAGGAAAGTGATATGATCATCAGCAACCTGATGAGATTGATTGGTGAATATAAGAATGAAGAAAATATCAAAAATGGCGGATCGATTGATGAAGAAGAATTAAGAATGGAAGTAGAAAACCTATTCGCTGAATTTCAAGGAAATTCCAGAAGCTTTAATCCACAGTTAAGCCAAGAGGAAAATTATAAGATCTTTAAAGTGGAATATGCAGATAAGATAACTCTTGCAAAGGATCGGTTAATTCAGGCTGATTTAAAAGAATATCATTTACTCGTACAAAATCTAGAAGAGCATAAAGATCCGTTGTATTATGTCAGTGACGGTAAAAATACGTATTCAAACAGTTCGAAGCTCGAGAATGAGCAGCTAAAAACCTATCCTACTTATATGAAGTTTGAAAAATATAAAAGTGAGATCTATCCAAAAGAGATTAAAGACAATCAATACTTATATCGAATTACAGAAAGCATCAATAATTTGGATCAGGAAAACACTGTTGTTTATGTTGCGTTTACAAAAGATTTTTTAAATCAAAAAGTGAAAGAATGGAAGGAAAACAAAGTAAAGGCTACAAACAGCTTTTATATGTTAGTAAGTTTTCTTGCAGGATTACTACTATCATTTTTATATTTAGTCGTTGTAACAGGGAGAAAATCAAGTAAGAAAGAAGATGTACACTTTAATCCAGTAGATAAATTATATAATGATATAAATCTATTGTTATGTATAGGCCTTGTTATCCTTTGGGGTACATTGGTAAATGAATTGTATATTGACATCAATAAAATAATCATCCCAATCACGATTCCAATAGCGGTCGCGGGCCTCGTGCTGGTTTTGTCACTTGTAAAGCATTTCAAGAACAAAACACTATTCAGGCATACCCTGATTTATTCGATCCTCTCAAAGTTGGTTGCATTTATAGGAGAGGTATATAAGAACGGCAGCGTTGGGGTAAAGACGGTATTAATTGTGATTGGTTATCCAATTGCAGTGGCATTAACGTTTTTCATGTTTCCAGTAACAATTGGTGTGGCTGCATGGTTCGCCTTGAAAAAAATAAAGTCATTTCATGCAATCCAAGAAGGTGTCGAGAGAATTAAGGATGGAGATATTCATCATTGTGTAAATGTGGATGGAGATGGCGAGTTTGGAAGACTTGCGGCTAATATAAACAGCATCACCGATGGTTTGAAAAAAGCAGTTGATAGCGAACTAAAAGGTGAAAGATTAAAATCGGAGCTCATTACCAATGTTTCACATGATATAAGAACCCCTTTAACCTCCATTATCACCTATGTGGATTTATTGAAAAAGGAACAGGATCCATCAAAGGTCCAGGGATTTATCGAAATTCTGGATCAAAAATCGAAAAGGCTAAAAGTACTAACGGATAATTTATTCGATGCCGCAAAGGCTTCTAGCGGGAATATTCCGGTTCATTTTGAGCGAATTGATATGGTATCTTTACTAACACAAGGACTTGGAGAAGTTAGCGACAAGATTGAAGACTTGGATTTAAAATTTAAGATGAACTATCCTAAGGAGAAGGTATATATTGCAGCTGATGGAAAGCTAATGTGGAGGGCCATCGAAAACTTATTATCCAATATATTTAAATATGCTCTCCAAGCATCAAGGATATATATAGATATCGAAGATTTAGGGAATGAAATCCTTCTCACTTTCAAAAACATTTCAGCTTATGAGTTGAATATTTCAGCAGATGAATTAATGGAACGCTTTAAACGAGGCGATGAATCTAGATCCAGTCAAGGCAGTGGGTTAGGCCTATCCATTGCAAAAAGCCTAATTGAAATCCAAAAAGGTAAATTTATCATTCAAGTAGATGGAGATTTGTTTAAGGCAATGATCTATATGCCTAAAAATAGCAATGAGTAA
- the atoD gene encoding acetate CoA-transferase subunit alpha — MTIMAGGFMGVGTPQELVSAMLEADVKDITLIANDTAFTETGVGPLIVNRRVKKVIASHIGTNPETGKQMIAGELEVELVPQGTLAERVRAGGSGLGGVLTPTGVGTVVEEGKEKITVDGREYLLEKPLRAEVALLKAYKADKAGNLIYHRSARNFNPIMALAADTVVVQVEKIVEIGEIDPDDVMTPGILVDKIFVQGR, encoded by the coding sequence ATGACCATAATGGCAGGGGGGTTTATGGGGGTAGGTACGCCACAGGAGCTAGTGTCCGCAATGCTTGAGGCAGACGTAAAGGATATTACGTTGATCGCAAATGACACCGCTTTCACAGAAACCGGCGTAGGACCTTTGATCGTAAACAGACGAGTTAAGAAAGTAATTGCTTCTCACATCGGTACCAATCCGGAAACAGGTAAGCAAATGATTGCTGGAGAGTTGGAGGTAGAGCTGGTTCCACAAGGGACACTTGCTGAACGTGTACGTGCAGGCGGGTCCGGACTTGGTGGAGTTCTGACTCCTACAGGTGTGGGAACAGTTGTTGAAGAAGGCAAAGAAAAGATTACAGTCGATGGCCGAGAATATCTGCTTGAAAAACCACTTCGTGCAGAAGTAGCCCTTCTTAAAGCATATAAAGCAGATAAAGCAGGTAATTTAATTTATCACCGCTCTGCACGCAATTTTAACCCTATCATGGCCTTAGCAGCTGATACTGTGGTAGTTCAAGTAGAGAAAATTGTTGAAATTGGAGAGATTGACCCAGATGACGTTATGACTCCAGGAATTCTAGTTGATAAAATTTTTGTTCAAGGGAGGTAG
- a CDS encoding YaiI/YqxD family protein: protein MKIYVDADACPVKDVIISEGTNADIPVILVTSFSHFSNAEQPSGVETIYVDSGADAADYRIMKLVEKGDIIVTQDYGLASLGLAKGCTVLHHKGFSYTNENIDQLLQTRYFSAMARKSGKRTKGPKPFTSEDREKFMGLFKKAILR from the coding sequence ATGAAAATTTACGTTGATGCAGATGCTTGTCCGGTAAAGGATGTTATTATCTCCGAAGGTACGAATGCGGATATTCCTGTTATCCTGGTTACTAGCTTTTCTCATTTTTCTAATGCGGAACAACCATCTGGAGTGGAAACCATTTATGTTGATTCTGGAGCAGATGCTGCGGATTATCGGATTATGAAATTAGTTGAAAAAGGAGATATAATTGTTACGCAAGATTATGGCCTTGCTTCGCTAGGTTTAGCAAAAGGGTGTACGGTTCTTCACCATAAAGGGTTTAGCTATACAAATGAAAACATTGACCAGTTATTACAAACACGTTATTTTAGTGCAATGGCTCGAAAAAGCGGAAAGCGTACCAAGGGGCCAAAACCATTTACATCAGAAGATAGGGAGAAATTTATGGGGCTTTTTAAAAAAGCGATTTTACGTTAA
- a CDS encoding 3-oxoacid CoA-transferase subunit B has product MMIVTGKSPKEIIASRVAKEMRDGDVVNLGIGLPTMVPNFLAEDVNVILQSENGYIGLGPVNGEIDPNLVNAGGQPAGIIPGGAFFDSLFSFELIRGGHVDVTVLGGLEVDEKGNLANWMVPGKMVPGMGGAMDLVTGAKKVIVAMEHTAKNGSSKLLEKCRLPITGKGVVDIIVTELAVFRVTEEGLILEELQEGVDLDTVKEKTEASFKVNPAIA; this is encoded by the coding sequence ATGATGATAGTAACTGGAAAAAGTCCAAAAGAAATTATTGCTTCACGTGTTGCGAAGGAAATGAGGGACGGTGATGTAGTAAACCTGGGAATTGGCCTTCCAACTATGGTGCCAAACTTCCTGGCTGAGGACGTCAATGTAATTCTTCAATCTGAAAATGGATACATTGGTCTAGGTCCAGTAAACGGGGAGATTGATCCGAATCTGGTCAACGCCGGTGGACAACCAGCTGGGATTATTCCGGGCGGTGCATTCTTTGATAGTTTATTTTCATTCGAGTTAATCCGCGGAGGCCATGTTGATGTAACGGTCCTTGGGGGATTAGAAGTAGATGAAAAAGGCAATCTTGCCAACTGGATGGTCCCTGGAAAAATGGTTCCAGGCATGGGCGGTGCAATGGACTTAGTAACAGGTGCAAAGAAAGTCATTGTTGCTATGGAACATACAGCGAAAAATGGATCCTCCAAATTACTTGAAAAATGCCGTTTGCCTATAACAGGAAAAGGCGTTGTAGACATAATCGTCACTGAACTAGCGGTTTTTCGTGTTACAGAAGAAGGATTAATCCTTGAGGAGCTCCAAGAGGGAGTCGATCTTGATACCGTTAAGGAAAAAACAGAGGCTTCTTTTAAGGTAAATCCAGCGATTGCGTAA